A portion of the Ptiloglossa arizonensis isolate GNS036 chromosome 11, iyPtiAriz1_principal, whole genome shotgun sequence genome contains these proteins:
- the Polr3c gene encoding RNA polymerase III subunit C, producing MTIMSLICRKLCSCILSEHFGSIVQTVGEDLFKYGPKPYSLIRHTTHLTLSKIKEALCVLIKYDLVTHRQTERGIEYSLAYERLITIFRYPRYMFFVKTVCGDEAEMMLEEVLKNGYITASELIIKTYKRIEQSPSELQPSVPVLKDKFELLVKNQFLMHSLYTDTAEVIVNDKPNFNLPDINVAAITNQIQGNTCDLGDSNIYWKLNFDRFTQDLRDQIIVSAMRNRLDENAAELMRQLLFLMYLRTASWASTSNPIPLSEIKEAVRKINYPLLTQHLDQYLHLIEEDTSQFLKRVGDSGGGQYSVNMKEAFNQLAWTTLENIVMERFGSKAARIFRLVRDRKYIEQERIQQLAMIPAKEAKHLTYTLLQENYLQMQEIKKAGVSAAPMKTFFLFHIDLNMVVRMEVEHCYHALYNTMQRREYEVTSNKRMIDKQLRMQTLTSNLKEHGATEEQLAEIAELMTPSEKQQLEKVQNTIKKLGVTELQIDDTLFLLTMYLRYH from the exons ATGACAATCATGTCACTAATTTGTAGAAAATTGTGTTCCTGTATTTTATCTGAACATTTTGGGTCAATTGTTCAAACTGTAGGTgaagatttatttaaatatggCCCAAAACCATATAGCTTAATCCGTCACACAACACATCTTACTTTGTCAAAG ATAAAAGAAGCATTATGCGTTTTGATAAAATATGATTTGGTCACGCATCGTCAAACAGAAAGAGGAATAGAATATTCTTTAGCATATGAAAGGCTCATAACGATCTTTCGTTATCCAAG gtATATGTTCTTTGTGAAAACAGTTTGTGGAGATGAAGCTGAAATGATGCTCGAAGAAGTGTTAAAAAATGGGTATATAACAGCTTCTGAATTAATCATAAAAACATATAAAAGAATTGAACAGTCACCTT CTGAACTACAACCATCGGTACCAGTTTTAAAAGACAAATTTGAATTACTagttaaaaatcaatttctgaTGCATAGTTTATACACGGACACGGCCGAAGTAATTGTTAACGATAAACCCAACTTTAATTTACCAGATATTAATGTGGCTGCAATTACAAATCAAATACAAGGAAATACTTGTGATCTTGGAGACAGTAATATTTACTGGAAActcaatttcgatcgtttcactcAAGATCTTAG GGATCAAATTATTGTATCAGCTATGCGCAATAGACTCGATGAAAATGCAGCAGAGTTGATGAGGCAGTTATTATTTCTTATGTATTTGCGAACAGCATCATGGGCAAGTACATCCAATCCCATACCTCTTAGCGAGATAAAAGAAGCGGTCAGAAAGATCAATTATCCATTGCTTACGCAACATCTTGATCAATATTTACATCTCATTG AGGAAGATACTAGTCAATTTTTAAAACGAGTTGGAGATTCGGGTGGAGGGCAATATAGCGTAAATATGAAAGAAGCTTTCAATCAGTTAGCATGGACAACATTAGAaaacattgtaatggagcgattcGGTTCAAAAGCAGCTAGAATCTTTAG GTTAGTGCGCGATAGAAAGTACATCGAACAAGAACGAATTCAGCAGTTAGCTATGATTCCCGCCAAGGAAGCTAAACATTTGACATATACTTTATTACAAGAGAATTACCTGCAGAtgcaagaaataaagaaagctgGAGTATCAGCAGCACCAATGAAAACGTTCTTTTTGTTTCACATTGACTTAAATATGGTTGTTCGTATGGAGGTAGAACATTGTTACCATGCACTGTACAATACTATGCAAAGGCGGGAATACGAAGTAACTAGTAATAAGCGAATGATAGATAAACAATTACGAATGCAGACTCTCACAAGTAATTTAAAAGAACACGGTGCAACCGAAGAACAATTAGCAGAG ATTGCGGAATTGATGACACCATCCGAGAAACAACAGTTAGAAAAAGTTCAAAATACAATTAAGAAACTGGGCGTCACCGAATTGCAGATAGACGATACTCTGTTCCTATTAACAATGTATTTACGTTATCACTGA